A single region of the Malaclemys terrapin pileata isolate rMalTer1 chromosome 2, rMalTer1.hap1, whole genome shotgun sequence genome encodes:
- the LOC128830847 gene encoding 5-beta-cholestane-3-alpha,7-alpha-diol 12-alpha-hydroxylase — protein MAFWTAVLCALLVSILSGLYLLGAFRRRRPTEPPLDKGHIPWLGYALDFRKNSAAFLKKMQRRHGDIFTVLIGGYYFTFLMDPLSFGAIVKAPRAKLDFEAFAVELVARVFGYHPCKSDHKITQVSSTKHLMGDGLVVMTQAMMENLQTLMFHNRDSGEERPWQQDGLFHYSYNIVFRAGYLALFGNEPGTGTQSEKKAKERDLMQSEELFNEFRKYDRLFPRLAYAVLPPRDKMEAERLKRLFWKVLSVKNSREKDNMSGWISDQEQFLAEFGVPEYMRDRFMFLLLWAAQGNTGPSSFWLLLYLMKHPEAMQAVREEVDKVLGETGQEVKPGSPVVNITRDMLMKTPVLDSAVEETLRLTAAPILIRAVVEDMNLKMANGREYALRKGDRVALFPYVAVQTDPEVHPEPHTFKYNRFLNQDGTKKDFYKNGKKLKYFNMPWGAGTSVCPGRFFAVNEIKLFVFLMLSYYDLELVNEKEEIPPIDVSRWGFGSMQPTHDVQFKYRLRI, from the coding sequence ATGGCTTTCTGGACGGCAGTTCTCTGTGCGCTGTTAGTCTCGATTCTCAGTGGGCTATATCTCCTGGGAGCATTTCGAAGGAGGAGACCCACGGAGCCGCCACTGGATAAAGGCCACATTCCGTGGCTGGGGTACGCACTGGATTTCAGAAAGAACAGCGCAGCGTTCCTGAAAAAGATGCAGAGGAGACACGGGGACATTTTCACGGTGCTGATTGGAGGCTACTACTTCACCTTCCTAATGGACCCTCTCTCTTTCGGAGCCATAGTGAAGGCGCCAAGAGCCAAACTCGACTTCGAGGCGTTTGCAGTAGAACTGGTCGCCAGGGTTTTTGGGTATCACCCGTGTAAAAGTGACCATAAGATTACTCAGGTGTCAAGCACAAAGCACCTGATGGGAGATGGACTAGTGGTCATGACTCAAGCCATGATGGAGAATTTGCAGACCCTCATGTTTCACAACAGGGACTCAGGAGAAGAGAGACCCTGGCAGCAGGATGGGCTCTTCCACTACAGCTACAACATTGTCTTCAGAGCTGGCTACCTGGCTTTGTTTGGAAACGAGCCAGGCACAGGCACACAGAGTGAGAAGAAAGCCAAGGAGCGTGATCTTATGCAGTCCGAAGAGCTGTTTAATGAGTTCCGGAAGTACGACCGCCTCTTCCCCCGCCTGGCCTACGCCGTGCTGCCCCCAAGGGATAAAATGGAAGCGGAGAGGCTGAAGAGGCTCTTCTGGAAGGTGCTTTCTGTGAAGAACAGCCGTGAGAAGGATAACATGAGCGGATGGATAAGCGACCAAGAACAGTTCCTGGCAGAGTTTGGGGTGCCTGAGTACATGCGGGATCGGTTCATGTTTCTGCTTCTCTGGGCGGCCCAAGGCAATACGGGCCCAAGCTCTTTCTGGCTTCTCTTGTATCTCATGAAGCATCCCGAAGCAATGCAGGCTGTGAGGGAAGAAGTGGACAAAGTTTTAGGAGAGACTGGTCAGGAAGTGAAGCCAGGCAGCCCTGTGGTTAACATCACCAGGGACATGTTAATGAAAACCCCAGTTCTGGACAGCGCAGTGGAGGAGACCCTGCGCCTGACAGCAGCTCCCATTCTGATCAGAGCAGTGGTTGAGGACATGAATCTCAAGATGGCCAATGGCAGGGAATACGCCCTCCGCAAAGGGGACAGGGTAGCCCTGTTTCCCTACGTCGCAGTGCAGACGGACCCCGAAGTCCATCCTGAGCCTCACACCTTCAAATACAACCGGTTCCTGAACCAAGATGGCACCAAAAAAGATTTCTACAAGAATgggaaaaagctgaaatacttTAACATGCCCTGGGGGGCAGGAACCTCAGTCTGTCCTGGACGGTTCTTTGCTGTCAATGAAATAAAACTGTTTGTGTTCCTGATGTTGTCTTACTATGACTTGGAGCTAGTTAACGAGAAAGAAGAGATCCCTCCGATAGACGTGAGCCGATGGGGATTTGGTTCAATGCAGCCCACTCACGATGTCCAGTTTAAATATCGTCTACGTATTTAA